GATCTAGTCGTACGACGTAATAAAATTTTTAAGCAATTATTCTGCAGTTACGCTATCAACTTCAGCAGAAACGCTATCCATAACTTCAGTTGCTACAGAGTCCATTTCCATAACTGTGCTGTCCATTTCTTCTACTACTTCTTCTACTACTTCAGTAGCTTCTTCTGCTACTTCCTCAGTAGTCGATTCTGAGCTTTTAGGACTGCAAGAAACTGCAGCTAGAGATAAAACAAAGGCAATAACTAATAAATGTGCTTTTTTCAAAATTTTCATTGGTAATAAGTTTTGATTTAAGACCATGAAAGTATGTCGTTAATTTCACATTGTCAACTCTTAAATAAGACTTTTTTAATATTTTATTTTAAGAATCTAATTAATTGCGAAAAAACACGTAAGTAGTTGTACTTAGTCGTTGTATTGGCTCATGGTTCTGGGTGCGCCTATAGTGCAAAAGGAGAGTATCATATCGCAGGCTTTGTTCATGATGAAAGGGAGTTCTTCCATTTCCTGTTTGGGGAAATTAGATAGGACATATTCGGCCTGACGTCCTTTATGAAAATCGTTTCCAACTCCGAATTTGATGCGGCTATAGTTGTTGCCTCCTGTGAGTTCTTCTATGTTCTTTAGTCCATTATGTCCTGCACTACTTCCCTTTGTTCTCAGTCGGAGGCTTCCGAAGGGTAGGGCAATATCATCAACGATCACCAGTACATTCTCTTTGGCTATCTTTAATTCATTCATCCAGTAGTTGACAGCCTTACCACTTAGGTTCATGTAGGTGGTAGGTTTGATCATATGGATAGATCGGCCTTTGTGTTTGAACTCTGTCTTGTTGGCTAATTTGAGGTGCTCAAATTGGACTCCCTGATCATCTGCTAATTTATCTAAAACCAGAAAGCCTATGTTGTGCCGGGTTAGCTCATATTCTGGCCCTATGTTGCCCAATCCTACAATTAGATACTTCATTTTAATTCAGCTGTTATTGAATTTACGTAATAGGGGTACAAAGAAAAGATCAAAAAAAATCCTGTTCTAATTTAGAACAGGATTTAATTCTTTAACTAAAAAGTAAGATTAAGCTTCTGCTTCTGCAGCTTCTTCCTCCTCACCAGCATTCAATTCAGTCGCTGATTTACCTCTTAGTGCTCTTGGAATCTCAGCTACAGCAATCGATGATTGTGGTGCATCCATGATTTCAAAGTTTTCTGGTGAAAGGTCACCCACCTTTACCGCTTTACCAAACTCAAGCTTGTTGATGCTAACATCAATGTGCTCAGGCATGTTTTTAGGTAGAGATTTCACTTTCAATGTTCTTCTCTTAACGATCAAAGTACCTCCTGATTGTACCGCTGGTGATAGACCAGTGATATGAACTGGGATGTCCATTTTGATAGTAGATCCTGCGAACCATTGTAGGAAGTCAACGTGCAAGATAGTTTCACTTACTGGGTGAAACTGAATGTCCTGCATGATTGCATCGTACTCTTGTCCTTCCACATTCACTTTTACAAAGTGTGCTTCTGAAGTGTAAACCAATTCTCTAAAAAGAATGGCTGGTGCATAAAAGTGAATTTGCTCGTCACCACCATAGATTACACAAGGAATCATTCCTTCATTGCGTAATTTTTTGGAGTCTGCTTTGCCGAGATTTGCTCTTTTATACCCTATAATCTCAATCGTTTTCATAATGATATATTAATTTGTAAATAATGTACTTATCGATTCGTGACCGTGGATTCTCTTGATTGCATCTGCAAATAGAGGAGCCATACTAGCCACATGAATTTTGTCAGAACTTCCCTTAAGAGGAATACTGTCAGTTACTACCAATTCTTCTAACTCTGAGTTGTCTACATTGTTGTAGGCTTCTCCTGATAGAATCGGGTGTGTACAGAAGGCTCTTACTGATTTAGCTCCTTTTTCTTTCAAAAGGTTAGCCGCTTTGGTTAGAGTCCCTGCTGTATCTATAATGTCGTCAACCAGGATTACGTTCTTTCCTGTTACATCACCTATGACCTGCATAGATGCTATTTCGTTCGCTCTTTTTCTGTGTTTGTCACAGACTACCATTTCTGCTTTAAAGAATTTAGCAAATTCTCTTACGCGTTTGGTAGATCCTACATCCGGCGCTGCAAAGATAATATCGTTCAATCCCAAATTGTTGATGTATGGAACGAATATCAAACCAGCTATCAAGTGATCTACTGGGATGTCAAAGAAGCCTTGAATCTGATCTGCATGCAAATCACATGTCATCAATCGAGTTGCTCCAGCTGCTTGTACCAAATTGGCCATCAGTTTGGCAGCAATCGATACTCTAGGCTTGTCTTTTCTGTCTTGTCTTGCATAACCGTAGTAGGGTACTACCAGGTTGATGGTTTTGGCGCTGGCTCTCTTAGCTGCATCGATCATTAACAAAAGCTCGATGATGTTGTCAGAAGGGCCATTAGTCGATTGGATAAGGAAAACGTCACAACCTCTGATCGACTCGTCAAAACTGTAAGAAAGCTCTCCGTCGCTAAATTTTCTAGAAGTAGACTTACCTAGCGGCTGACCGTAATGCTTTGCGATTTGTTGCGCAAGGGCATCTGAGCCTAGACCTGCAAAGAGTTTGACTTGTGATGACATTTTTTTGGTGTTTAGTATTAAAAAAAAATCCCGACCATGAGCCGGGATTTTTTTGCTGGTCTACTAGGGCTCGAACCTAGACTCTTCTGGACCAAAACCAGACGTGTTGCCAGTTACACCATAGACCATTTTGATGCCCCATTGATTTGGGAGTACAAAATTAGAATTTTGCTCCACTAAATCAAACTTTTGATGAGTATTTTAAGTGATTTTTTTCACTTTTTTTACTTCTGCCCTGATATCCAATTCTTTGCGTTAACAAAGGCTTGAATCCATGGAGTGATTTCGTCATTTCTTTCTTCCGGATAATGAGCCCAGTTCCATGAGAACAGCGAACGCTCCAGGTGAGGCATCATCGCGAGATGACGGCCATCTTTGGAATATACGCCTGCTACATCATAGTCAGACCCGTTAGGATTACCAGGATACGCACTGTAATTGTACTTCATACAGACGTTGTAGCTGTCCTCCGATTCAGGTAGGTCAAACTTACCTTCGCCATGCGCCACGGCAATCCCTAAGCTACTGCCTGCGAGGCTTTGCAGCATGATGGAATCATTTTCTGGAATGTTGACGGAAAGGAATGTTGATTCGAATTTTCCTGAAAGGTTATGCTGCATTTTAGGGTGCTCTTTCTTTTCAGGGAAAATCAATCCCAACTCCATCATCAACTGACATCCATTACAAACTCCAAGACTCATGGTGTAGGGTCTTGCGTAGAAGTCTTTTAAGGCTTTGTTTGCTTTATCGTTGAATTGGAAAGCTCCAGCCCAGCCTTTGGCAGATCCCAAGACATCTGAGTTAGAGAAGCCTCCTACGAATACGATCATGTTGACGTCCGACAGGTCATCTCGACCGGACATCAAGTCCGTCATGTGAACATCCTTTACGTCAAATCCAGCTAAATGAAGTGCATAGGCCATTTCACGATCACCATTCACGCCTTTTTCGCGAATGATGGCCGCTTTTACTCCAGATGGCGCTGATCTATGCTGATCAAGGTTCAGTCCTTTAATTGACCCTTCAAAGCCAGCAGGGAAGCTGAACTTTAGAGGTTGTGTCTTATAAGATGCAAACCTTGAGTCTGCTTGTGATTTTTCTGTTTGATGTGTGTCCAG
This is a stretch of genomic DNA from Reichenbachiella ulvae. It encodes these proteins:
- the pth gene encoding aminoacyl-tRNA hydrolase, yielding MKYLIVGLGNIGPEYELTRHNIGFLVLDKLADDQGVQFEHLKLANKTEFKHKGRSIHMIKPTTYMNLSGKAVNYWMNELKIAKENVLVIVDDIALPFGSLRLRTKGSSAGHNGLKNIEELTGGNNYSRIKFGVGNDFHKGRQAEYVLSNFPKQEMEELPFIMNKACDMILSFCTIGAPRTMSQYND
- a CDS encoding 50S ribosomal protein L25/general stress protein Ctc; its protein translation is MKTIEIIGYKRANLGKADSKKLRNEGMIPCVIYGGDEQIHFYAPAILFRELVYTSEAHFVKVNVEGQEYDAIMQDIQFHPVSETILHVDFLQWFAGSTIKMDIPVHITGLSPAVQSGGTLIVKRRTLKVKSLPKNMPEHIDVSINKLEFGKAVKVGDLSPENFEIMDAPQSSIAVAEIPRALRGKSATELNAGEEEEAAEAEA
- a CDS encoding ribose-phosphate pyrophosphokinase, whose amino-acid sequence is MSSQVKLFAGLGSDALAQQIAKHYGQPLGKSTSRKFSDGELSYSFDESIRGCDVFLIQSTNGPSDNIIELLLMIDAAKRASAKTINLVVPYYGYARQDRKDKPRVSIAAKLMANLVQAAGATRLMTCDLHADQIQGFFDIPVDHLIAGLIFVPYINNLGLNDIIFAAPDVGSTKRVREFAKFFKAEMVVCDKHRKRANEIASMQVIGDVTGKNVILVDDIIDTAGTLTKAANLLKEKGAKSVRAFCTHPILSGEAYNNVDNSELEELVVTDSIPLKGSSDKIHVASMAPLFADAIKRIHGHESISTLFTN